One genomic window of Solea solea chromosome 12, fSolSol10.1, whole genome shotgun sequence includes the following:
- the e2f4 gene encoding transcription factor E2F4 isoform X2 produces MMELESASNRGELGAVGDSGQPPTPSRHEKSLGLLTTKFVTLLQEAKDGVLDLKAAADTLAVRQKRRIYDITNVLEGIGLIEKKSKNSIQWKGVGPGCNTREIADKLIDLKAELDDLALRENELDQQRVWVQQSIKNVTDDTNNGPMAYIKHEDLCGAFKGDTLLAIRAPNGTQLEVPIPESVLNGQRKYQIRLKSSSGPIEVLLVNKDPSSASPVVLPVPPPDDILQNLPAPTSQSAAAASQVPKAVPAASIKPGPASITASTPVTEVTSTTLLTPTTDTPAAVTQQLQSSASLDGSVSSSASAVFEPIKSDPSELLDFPKELSEMFDPTKEIMSGDLLEDLMASEVFSPLLRLSPPPSDHDYIYNLDETEGLCDLFDVPILNL; encoded by the exons ATGATGGAGCTGGAGTCGGCCAGTAATAGAGGCGAACTGGGAGCAGTGGGGGACTCTGGCCAGCCACCGACCCCGAGCAGACACGAGAAGAGCCTGGGGCTGCTCACCACCAAGTTTGTGACTTTATTACAGGAGGCGAAGGACGGAGTGTTGGACCTGAAAGCG GCTGCAGACACATTGGCAGTGCGGCAGAAAAGACGCATTTACGACATCACTAATGTGTTAGAGGGAATTGGACTTATAGAGAAGAAGTCCAAGAACAGTATCCAATGGAA GGGTGTAGGTCCAGGTTGTAACACCAGGGAGATTGCCGATAAACTGATCGATCTGAAAGCGGAGCTCGATGATCTGGCTCTCAGGGAAAATGAGCTGGACCAGCAGAGAGTCTGGGTCCAACAGAGCATCAAGAACGTCACAGATGACACCAACAATGGCCC TATGGCGTATATAAAACATGAAGACCTCTGTGGAGCTTTCAAAG GTGACACACTGCTAGCAATTCGTGCGCCCAATGGGACACAACTAGAGGTGCCCATACCAGAGTCT GTCCTCAATGGTCAAAGGAAGTACCAGATCCGTCTCAAGAGTTCATCTGGTCCCATCGAGGTTTTGCTGGTGAATAAGGACCCGTCTAGTGCCTCTCCTGTTGTTTTGCCCGTCCCTCCTCCGGATGACATCCTCCAGAACCTCCCAGCACCTACCTCCCAGTCAGCCGCCGCTGCCTCCCAG GTCCCCAAAGCAGTTCCAGCAGCTTCTATAAAACCTGGTCCTGCCTCAATAACAGCATCAACACCAGTGACAG AAGTGACGAGCACCACACTACTCACACCAACAACAGATACACCTGCTGCAGTCACTCAGCAACTGCAGTCTTCTGCGTCATTAGACGGATCTGTGTCCTCATCCGCCTCTGCGGTATTTGAACCGATTAAGTCGGATCCCTCTGAAT TGCTGGACTTCCCTAAAGAACTCTCAGAAATGTTTGATCCAACAAAAG aaATTATGAGTGGAGATTTGTTGGAGGATTTGATGGCATCAGAAG TGTTCTCGCCGCTCCTCCGCCTGTCCCCTCCACCCAGCGACCATGACTACATATACAACCTGGATGAGACAGAAGGCCTGTGCGACCTCTTTGACGTCCCTATTCTCAACCTCTGA
- the e2f4 gene encoding transcription factor E2F4 isoform X1, whose translation MMELESASNRGELGAVGDSGQPPTPSRHEKSLGLLTTKFVTLLQEAKDGVLDLKAAADTLAVRQKRRIYDITNVLEGIGLIEKKSKNSIQWKGVGPGCNTREIADKLIDLKAELDDLALRENELDQQRVWVQQSIKNVTDDTNNGPMAYIKHEDLCGAFKGDTLLAIRAPNGTQLEVPIPESVLNGQRKYQIRLKSSSGPIEVLLVNKDPSSASPVVLPVPPPDDILQNLPAPTSQSAAAASQVHKNVPKAVPAASIKPGPASITASTPVTEVTSTTLLTPTTDTPAAVTQQLQSSASLDGSVSSSASAVFEPIKSDPSELLDFPKELSEMFDPTKEIMSGDLLEDLMASEVFSPLLRLSPPPSDHDYIYNLDETEGLCDLFDVPILNL comes from the exons ATGATGGAGCTGGAGTCGGCCAGTAATAGAGGCGAACTGGGAGCAGTGGGGGACTCTGGCCAGCCACCGACCCCGAGCAGACACGAGAAGAGCCTGGGGCTGCTCACCACCAAGTTTGTGACTTTATTACAGGAGGCGAAGGACGGAGTGTTGGACCTGAAAGCG GCTGCAGACACATTGGCAGTGCGGCAGAAAAGACGCATTTACGACATCACTAATGTGTTAGAGGGAATTGGACTTATAGAGAAGAAGTCCAAGAACAGTATCCAATGGAA GGGTGTAGGTCCAGGTTGTAACACCAGGGAGATTGCCGATAAACTGATCGATCTGAAAGCGGAGCTCGATGATCTGGCTCTCAGGGAAAATGAGCTGGACCAGCAGAGAGTCTGGGTCCAACAGAGCATCAAGAACGTCACAGATGACACCAACAATGGCCC TATGGCGTATATAAAACATGAAGACCTCTGTGGAGCTTTCAAAG GTGACACACTGCTAGCAATTCGTGCGCCCAATGGGACACAACTAGAGGTGCCCATACCAGAGTCT GTCCTCAATGGTCAAAGGAAGTACCAGATCCGTCTCAAGAGTTCATCTGGTCCCATCGAGGTTTTGCTGGTGAATAAGGACCCGTCTAGTGCCTCTCCTGTTGTTTTGCCCGTCCCTCCTCCGGATGACATCCTCCAGAACCTCCCAGCACCTACCTCCCAGTCAGCCGCCGCTGCCTCCCAGGTTCACAAAAAT GTCCCCAAAGCAGTTCCAGCAGCTTCTATAAAACCTGGTCCTGCCTCAATAACAGCATCAACACCAGTGACAG AAGTGACGAGCACCACACTACTCACACCAACAACAGATACACCTGCTGCAGTCACTCAGCAACTGCAGTCTTCTGCGTCATTAGACGGATCTGTGTCCTCATCCGCCTCTGCGGTATTTGAACCGATTAAGTCGGATCCCTCTGAAT TGCTGGACTTCCCTAAAGAACTCTCAGAAATGTTTGATCCAACAAAAG aaATTATGAGTGGAGATTTGTTGGAGGATTTGATGGCATCAGAAG TGTTCTCGCCGCTCCTCCGCCTGTCCCCTCCACCCAGCGACCATGACTACATATACAACCTGGATGAGACAGAAGGCCTGTGCGACCTCTTTGACGTCCCTATTCTCAACCTCTGA